In Flammeovirgaceae bacterium 311, one DNA window encodes the following:
- a CDS encoding Fis family transcriptional regulator (COG2204 Response regulator containing CheY-like receiver, AAA-type ATPase, and DNA-binding domains), which translates to MNHVLVVDDDPMFRLMLRTFLNKNQFTVTEAATGKEGMKQVREGSFDIVLTDLRLPDHDGIDLLQESRNLHPQTPVILMTSFGDIKTAVRAMKLGAYEYVTKPVNPDEILMTIQAALKRAQDNGAAADELEFVQGQSEAAEQIREFIELVGPTRMSVLIQGESGTGKEYIAKMIHMNSKRSQRPFVAVDCGTLTKDLAASELFGHLKGSFTGAYADKKGQFQEAHTGTLFLDEVGNLPYEVQVKLLRALQERKVRQLGSNTDHEVDVRIVAATNENLLQAVEEGRFREDLYHRLNEFGISAPALRERAPDIELFARHFLKNANQELEKEVSGFDREVLDIFKNYSWPGNLRELKNTVKRAVLLTRSTTISQEQLPEELILQAQAAEAEPSVQPAVSGGSSTVDLKAIAEHNEREMIRKALQQANFNKSKAARLLNIDRKTLYNKLKLYNMEV; encoded by the coding sequence ATGAACCACGTTCTGGTAGTAGATGATGATCCGATGTTCCGCCTTATGCTGCGGACTTTTTTAAATAAAAACCAGTTTACCGTAACAGAAGCAGCTACTGGTAAAGAGGGAATGAAGCAGGTGCGCGAAGGTTCCTTCGATATCGTACTTACTGACCTGCGGCTTCCTGATCATGATGGAATAGACTTGCTGCAGGAATCCAGAAACCTGCATCCTCAGACACCGGTTATTTTAATGACCAGCTTTGGAGATATCAAGACTGCTGTCAGGGCCATGAAGCTGGGTGCATATGAGTATGTTACCAAGCCGGTTAATCCTGATGAAATACTCATGACCATACAGGCTGCCCTGAAAAGAGCTCAGGATAATGGTGCAGCTGCTGATGAGCTTGAGTTTGTGCAGGGGCAGTCTGAAGCAGCGGAGCAGATCCGCGAATTTATTGAACTGGTGGGCCCAACCCGTATGTCGGTGCTTATACAGGGAGAAAGCGGTACTGGCAAAGAATACATTGCTAAAATGATCCACATGAACAGCAAGCGTAGCCAGCGTCCGTTTGTAGCCGTAGATTGTGGCACTCTTACCAAAGACCTTGCTGCCAGTGAGCTGTTTGGCCACCTGAAGGGTTCCTTTACCGGCGCCTATGCCGATAAAAAGGGGCAATTTCAGGAGGCGCATACCGGCACCCTTTTTCTTGATGAGGTAGGTAATTTACCTTATGAGGTGCAGGTAAAACTATTACGTGCCCTGCAGGAACGTAAGGTTCGGCAGCTGGGAAGTAATACCGATCATGAGGTAGATGTTCGTATTGTAGCGGCCACCAATGAAAACCTGCTCCAGGCAGTGGAAGAAGGCCGTTTCAGGGAAGACCTTTACCATAGGCTTAATGAATTTGGAATTTCTGCTCCGGCTTTACGTGAGCGCGCACCCGATATTGAATTGTTTGCAAGGCATTTCCTTAAAAATGCAAATCAGGAGCTGGAAAAAGAAGTAAGTGGCTTTGACCGTGAAGTGCTCGATATCTTTAAAAACTATAGCTGGCCCGGCAACCTGAGGGAGCTGAAAAATACAGTGAAAAGAGCAGTACTGCTTACCCGCAGCACCACGATCAGCCAGGAGCAGCTGCCCGAAGAGCTTATTTTACAGGCACAGGCAGCAGAAGCAGAGCCATCTGTACAGCCCGCTGTAAGCGGAGGCAGCAGCACAGTAGACCTGAAGGCCATAGCCGAACATAACGAACGGGAGATGATCCGGAAGGCACTGCAGCAGGCTAATTTTAATAAATCGAAAGCTGCACGCCTGCTGAACATCGATCGTAAAACCCTTTACAATAAGCTAAAGCTCTATAACATGGAAGTTTAG
- a CDS encoding peptidase M28 (COG2234 Predicted aminopeptidases), which produces MIRTYIFRLPLLAAFLLLSGGTQLYAQATTTPASISNQIEQPEVEMHIRFLASDELEGRDVGTRGIELAAQYLATYFQAWNLNTLPNMEGYRQRVPFQQSQPPRQGSLKIGDQDFTLDEEFVVRQGQNGKLQGTVVVMEWGTEAEIKSNQIKGKWVIAKAGTEAGASPQAQLTASADKQKRLQELGALGLIEIYQNQQTSWKQLTPYLMGSKFQLASSNASSPPSTFPLIWVNDLSNNLLQSLKNKKQPQVTFSISGKEEQTLYSSNILAVVEGSDPQLKEEYVLLSAHYDHVGIGRAVNGDSIYNGARDNAVGVTALLMAAQYFSKHPPKRSIIIAAWTAEEKGLLGSRWFAEHTPVPLSQIIFNLNIDGAGYNDTTKVTVIGLERTEAEADLQAAAQAFGLQAIQDPVPQQNLFDRSDNVHFAKAGIPSPTYSMGITAFDAALMQYYHQPADEAEGINFSYVTRYIHSYIFAAEKIAGSPKAPFWIGGDKYEAAGKNLYNKK; this is translated from the coding sequence ATGATCAGAACCTATATATTCCGCCTACCCCTGCTGGCTGCTTTTTTACTCCTATCCGGCGGTACGCAGCTCTATGCACAGGCAACAACTACTCCTGCCAGCATTTCAAATCAAATAGAACAACCAGAGGTAGAGATGCATATTCGCTTTCTGGCCTCTGATGAACTGGAAGGACGAGATGTTGGCACCAGGGGAATTGAGCTTGCAGCACAGTACCTGGCAACATACTTTCAGGCCTGGAACCTGAACACCCTGCCCAACATGGAAGGTTACCGGCAGCGCGTACCCTTTCAGCAATCTCAGCCCCCACGGCAGGGCAGCTTAAAAATTGGTGACCAGGATTTTACTTTAGATGAAGAATTTGTAGTCCGCCAGGGGCAGAATGGCAAATTGCAGGGCACGGTAGTGGTCATGGAGTGGGGCACCGAAGCAGAAATTAAATCTAATCAGATAAAAGGAAAATGGGTAATTGCAAAAGCCGGAACAGAAGCAGGTGCAAGTCCACAGGCACAGCTAACGGCAAGTGCAGATAAGCAAAAAAGACTGCAGGAGCTTGGCGCTCTGGGCCTTATAGAGATTTATCAAAACCAGCAAACATCCTGGAAACAGCTTACTCCCTACCTGATGGGTAGCAAATTTCAGCTGGCCAGCAGTAATGCATCATCACCTCCTTCTACTTTTCCGCTTATCTGGGTAAACGATCTTAGTAATAACCTGCTGCAGAGCCTGAAGAATAAAAAGCAGCCACAAGTTACTTTTAGTATATCGGGGAAGGAAGAGCAAACCCTGTACAGTTCCAACATACTGGCCGTAGTAGAAGGCAGCGATCCGCAGCTAAAGGAAGAATATGTGCTACTCTCTGCTCATTATGATCATGTTGGCATAGGGCGTGCCGTAAATGGCGACAGCATCTACAATGGTGCCCGCGACAATGCCGTGGGCGTTACTGCGCTGCTGATGGCCGCACAGTATTTTTCCAAACATCCGCCAAAACGTTCCATCATTATAGCAGCCTGGACCGCAGAAGAAAAAGGGCTTTTGGGAAGCCGCTGGTTTGCAGAGCACACTCCTGTACCCCTGAGCCAGATTATATTTAACCTGAACATCGATGGTGCAGGCTATAACGACACCACCAAAGTTACAGTGATTGGCCTGGAGCGTACCGAAGCAGAAGCCGATTTGCAGGCAGCTGCGCAGGCTTTCGGGCTGCAGGCAATACAGGATCCTGTGCCGCAGCAGAATCTCTTCGACCGTTCAGACAATGTACATTTTGCCAAAGCAGGCATTCCATCGCCTACCTACAGCATGGGCATTACCGCCTTCGATGCAGCACTTATGCAATACTACCACCAACCCGCCGATGAAGCTGAAGGCATCAATTTCAGCTATGTAACGCGTTATATACATTCTTATATTTTTGCAGCAGAAAAAATTGCCGGCTCACCCAAGGCCCCTTTCTGGATAGGGGGAGATAAGTATGAAGCAGCCGGAAAAAATCTGTACAACAAAAAATAA
- a CDS encoding signal transduction histidine kinase (COG0642 Signal transduction histidine kinase), protein MATFGSITKSTKVKVFLAFGLLTIGLVVALYFAITSFRQISRSAETLAKPNAMPVHLSQLLTSLSDSESHLRAYSLTQDNAYLRAYEENTADVYKQLNSLKKANQDERWQRRLDTLTTLINKKVEGLNSFTVLKTQLDRPVFTDKALKRLNDQAKDPVSVNTTLKKIEREVKRDLPPPPIVRMEKVEKKGILNKIFARDKRTPVVTMGDSSLVTTTKEVSVDTIVLAKPVADSLISGMRKVLREIQREETSNRRQLSQQELQLLAFDQVVMEQIRRIIHLMDQEETAISNNRIRKAQVMVDEASLIIFLISCTGLLTSFVFVTLVIRDISRANFLKAQLEKARYKEEQLRQVKEQFLANMSHEIRTPLNAIVGFSEQLRQQTLPPQQRKQVEAIRFSSDFLLATVNDILDMSKIEAGQIRFEKLDFDLLQLLHQTTELIEGRATEKGLVFKPDLPLAPAYLKGDPFRLQQILYNLLGNAVKFTDSGAVKLKCRVRDNGFGKYLVDITVSDSGIGIAAEKIKQIFESFTQADPSITRRYGGSGLGLAITKKLIDLQGGEISVRSREGRGTVFYITIPYPKGRPVEQVSIISKPELIPASWHSLQVLVVDDDPLNVLLLKTILQKWHIPTEVASSGQEALNKLGTNNYDLVLTDMNMPGMSGLQLLEKVRQLTGINSQIPVVAVTANAMKSDLDRYLELGMTAYLLKPFQESELLQLLATVWKDVKSTPAAKAVNSATESAKKATAATPASLQSEYSLEMYQKYSGGDPEALKLMLSTFVDNTKEYLALMEQYCQQEDWKQLKELAHKMFPSVKQFKAEKAAKLLRRMELEEASAEIRTGWVAAFRLEAEKIISFVQAELQEPAGAAG, encoded by the coding sequence TTGGCTACATTCGGAAGCATTACAAAATCAACCAAGGTAAAAGTGTTTTTAGCCTTTGGTCTGCTCACCATTGGTCTGGTGGTTGCTTTATATTTTGCCATTACCAGTTTCAGGCAAATCTCACGCTCTGCCGAAACCCTGGCAAAGCCTAATGCCATGCCTGTGCACCTGAGCCAGCTTTTAACCAGCCTTTCCGACTCCGAAAGCCACTTGCGCGCTTATAGCCTTACCCAGGATAATGCTTATTTAAGGGCTTATGAAGAAAATACTGCCGATGTATACAAGCAGCTAAATTCCCTTAAGAAAGCAAATCAGGATGAGCGCTGGCAAAGAAGGCTCGATACCCTCACCACGCTTATCAATAAAAAAGTAGAAGGTTTAAACTCTTTTACCGTTTTAAAAACTCAGCTCGACAGGCCGGTTTTTACTGATAAGGCATTAAAGCGCCTGAATGATCAGGCCAAAGATCCGGTATCAGTAAACACCACCCTGAAAAAAATAGAGCGGGAAGTAAAACGTGATTTGCCACCACCCCCAATAGTGCGCATGGAGAAGGTGGAAAAAAAGGGTATACTCAATAAAATATTTGCCCGGGATAAAAGAACTCCTGTGGTGACCATGGGCGACAGCAGCCTTGTTACTACCACCAAAGAAGTAAGCGTAGATACCATTGTGCTGGCAAAGCCAGTGGCCGACTCGCTCATTAGCGGAATGCGCAAGGTACTGCGCGAAATACAAAGAGAAGAAACCAGCAACCGCAGGCAGCTTAGCCAGCAGGAACTACAGCTACTGGCCTTCGATCAGGTGGTAATGGAGCAGATCAGGAGAATTATTCACCTGATGGATCAGGAAGAAACAGCTATCTCCAACAACCGTATCCGAAAGGCACAGGTAATGGTAGATGAAGCCTCCCTTATCATATTCCTGATTAGCTGTACAGGCCTGCTTACCAGCTTTGTGTTTGTTACCCTTGTAATCCGCGATATTAGCCGCGCCAACTTCCTGAAGGCACAGCTGGAAAAAGCCCGTTACAAAGAAGAGCAGCTACGCCAGGTAAAAGAGCAGTTTCTGGCTAATATGAGCCATGAAATCAGAACACCGCTTAACGCTATTGTTGGCTTTTCGGAGCAGCTCCGGCAGCAAACACTCCCCCCCCAGCAGCGCAAGCAGGTAGAGGCTATTCGTTTCTCCTCTGATTTTCTGCTGGCTACGGTTAACGACATTTTGGATATGAGCAAAATTGAGGCAGGCCAGATCAGGTTTGAAAAGCTCGATTTTGACCTCCTACAGCTGTTGCACCAGACAACTGAACTCATTGAAGGCAGAGCAACCGAAAAAGGACTGGTATTCAAACCAGACCTGCCGCTGGCACCGGCTTACCTGAAGGGTGATCCGTTCAGGCTTCAGCAGATCCTGTATAATTTACTGGGCAATGCCGTGAAGTTTACCGATAGTGGTGCAGTAAAATTAAAATGCCGTGTGCGTGATAACGGGTTTGGCAAATACCTGGTAGATATCACCGTTTCTGATTCTGGTATTGGTATAGCAGCCGAAAAAATCAAACAGATTTTTGAAAGTTTTACTCAGGCCGACCCTTCCATTACCCGCCGTTATGGCGGCAGCGGCCTTGGACTGGCCATTACAAAAAAACTGATAGACCTGCAGGGTGGCGAAATAAGTGTGCGAAGCCGCGAAGGCAGGGGCACTGTGTTTTACATCACAATTCCTTATCCTAAAGGCAGGCCTGTAGAACAGGTTTCTATCATTAGTAAGCCGGAGCTGATTCCTGCTTCATGGCATAGCCTGCAGGTATTAGTGGTTGATGACGACCCACTGAACGTGCTCCTGCTGAAAACCATTTTGCAGAAGTGGCATATCCCTACCGAAGTGGCAAGTAGTGGCCAGGAAGCCCTTAACAAGCTGGGGACCAATAATTACGACCTGGTACTCACCGATATGAACATGCCGGGCATGAGCGGCCTGCAGTTGCTGGAAAAAGTACGGCAGTTAACCGGTATAAACAGCCAGATACCTGTAGTAGCAGTTACTGCAAATGCCATGAAGTCAGACCTGGACCGTTACCTGGAGCTGGGCATGACGGCTTACTTACTCAAGCCTTTCCAGGAGAGCGAGCTATTGCAGTTACTGGCTACTGTATGGAAAGATGTAAAATCCACACCTGCAGCAAAGGCAGTTAATTCCGCAACAGAGTCAGCTAAAAAAGCAACGGCAGCAACACCGGCTTCGCTGCAAAGTGAGTATAGCCTGGAAATGTATCAGAAATACTCCGGTGGCGATCCAGAGGCGCTCAAGCTAATGCTTTCCACATTTGTGGATAATACAAAGGAATACCTGGCGCTCATGGAACAGTACTGCCAGCAGGAAGACTGGAAACAGCTGAAAGAGCTGGCCCATAAAATGTTCCCTTCTGTTAAACAGTTCAAAGCTGAAAAGGCTGCCAAGTTACTGCGACGTATGGAGCTGGAAGAGGCCTCTGCAGAAATACGTACCGGCTGGGTAGCTGCATTCAGGCTGGAAGCTGAAAAGATTATATCCTTTGTACAAGCTGAGCTACAGGAGCCGGCCGGTGCAGCCGGCTAA
- a CDS encoding hypothetical protein (COG3387 Glucoamylase and related glycosyl hydrolases), which yields MKSAPPSTAFVPLHELALIGDRRSCALLDQQGNIVWYCPGRFDKPALLAQLLDPEKGGSWQLSTEGIEFKKRAYIDDSAILQTLFTGPAGTLTLEDWMPLNGRFYGICRRLSAAPVPVSLTLSPRPNYARSKPVLALKDSRHASIDYTLHLYASHPLEIKGDVIVCSIPKGEKAWFALAEKSFRCHENIIEESYNQTLKNWAEVASHITYTGPYEQEVRNSLRLLRMLTFHTNGGIIAAATTSLPEVLGGQRNYDYRFVWLRDAAMIVSALTRAGSDGVEERQFLSFICSAMRRLKEPVVPFFTLDEQPAPHEEEIPLQGYRNSRPVRIGNNANHQLQLDANSNVLIAAKVIYNAFDTREHWDTISMLADHITAHWQDPDHGMWEENSKEHFTSSKVIAACSLEYISKHSRDEQEKNRWQRAAKEIRKFIQENCLTREGAYAAYAGAQTVDVSAVLIPIWGFVDAEAPEMLKTIAALERDYCYKHLYRRQLIDFDAKEEGVFLAGSLWVAQYWVMRRDWQKVEATLEAILAFMNDVGIMPEEADPDTGEWLGNLPQTFVHASLIGTLIDYKRERFDKPEA from the coding sequence ATGAAATCAGCTCCACCCTCTACAGCCTTTGTTCCTTTACATGAACTGGCGCTCATTGGCGACAGAAGAAGCTGTGCCCTGCTGGATCAGCAGGGAAATATAGTATGGTACTGCCCCGGCAGGTTCGATAAACCAGCCCTGTTAGCTCAGTTGCTGGATCCTGAAAAGGGCGGGAGCTGGCAGCTCAGTACCGAAGGAATCGAATTCAAAAAACGGGCGTATATAGACGACAGCGCCATACTGCAGACGCTGTTTACAGGACCTGCCGGCACCCTTACGCTGGAAGACTGGATGCCCTTAAACGGGAGGTTCTACGGCATCTGCCGCAGGCTTTCTGCCGCACCTGTACCTGTTTCTCTCACCCTTAGCCCCCGCCCCAACTATGCCCGCAGCAAACCTGTACTTGCACTAAAAGATAGCAGACATGCCAGCATAGATTACACCCTGCACCTCTACGCCTCTCATCCTCTGGAAATAAAGGGAGATGTCATTGTCTGCAGCATTCCAAAGGGTGAAAAGGCCTGGTTTGCACTGGCCGAAAAATCATTCAGATGCCATGAAAACATTATAGAGGAATCTTACAACCAAACCCTTAAAAACTGGGCAGAGGTAGCCAGCCATATTACCTACACCGGCCCTTACGAGCAGGAGGTACGAAATTCTCTGCGGCTGCTGCGCATGCTTACCTTCCACACCAATGGTGGCATCATAGCGGCAGCCACCACCTCTTTACCCGAAGTTTTGGGAGGTCAGCGTAACTACGACTATCGTTTCGTATGGCTGCGGGATGCGGCCATGATTGTGAGCGCCCTAACCCGCGCAGGCAGCGATGGCGTGGAAGAAAGGCAGTTTCTTAGCTTTATCTGCTCGGCCATGCGCCGGCTGAAGGAGCCCGTAGTACCCTTTTTTACGCTGGATGAACAACCGGCACCGCATGAAGAAGAAATACCGCTGCAGGGTTACCGCAACAGCAGGCCAGTCAGAATTGGCAACAACGCTAACCACCAGTTACAGCTGGATGCTAACAGCAATGTACTGATTGCTGCAAAGGTTATTTATAATGCGTTTGATACCCGCGAACACTGGGATACCATCAGCATGCTGGCAGATCATATCACGGCACACTGGCAGGACCCCGACCATGGCATGTGGGAAGAAAATTCTAAAGAGCATTTTACCTCCAGCAAAGTAATAGCCGCCTGCAGCCTGGAGTATATCTCTAAACACAGCCGGGACGAACAGGAAAAAAACCGCTGGCAACGAGCTGCGAAGGAGATCAGGAAATTTATTCAGGAAAACTGCCTGACCCGGGAAGGAGCCTATGCAGCTTATGCAGGAGCCCAGACGGTTGACGTGAGCGCCGTGCTGATTCCCATCTGGGGGTTTGTGGATGCCGAAGCGCCAGAAATGCTCAAAACCATTGCTGCTCTGGAACGCGACTACTGCTACAAGCATTTGTACCGCCGCCAGCTAATTGATTTTGATGCCAAAGAAGAAGGTGTTTTTCTGGCAGGCAGCCTGTGGGTAGCACAGTACTGGGTAATGCGAAGGGACTGGCAAAAAGTGGAAGCAACGCTGGAGGCGATTCTGGCTTTTATGAATGATGTGGGCATTATGCCCGAAGAGGCAGATCCCGACACTGGAGAATGGCTGGGCAACCTGCCGCAGACCTTTGTGCATGCATCGCTCATTGGCACGCTGATCGATTATAAAAGGGAACGTTTTGATAAGCCGGAAGCTTAA